A genomic window from Periweissella cryptocerci includes:
- a CDS encoding RNA-directed DNA polymerase, which produces MKRANNLWPQIISPTNIDIALTQAARHKTHRRDVQSCIKSRDVLTRQLAIDLKRGNFTPCQPKEMIIFDGPTGKQRTILKPRFYPDQLVHQLLITAIEPSLMRGMYQYSCGSIPKRGASYGQKAVRKWLDNDPRNTKYCLKMDVSKFYPSIDNENLKRKFRTIIKDKKVLWLIDRIVDTQQGQAIGYYTSQWFANFYLQDFDHYVKEKLGAKYYVRYVDDLVILGQNKKTLHKMRERITAYLANEGLTTKPNWQVFKIAKLTPSGTHFKRGQTPNEYRGRAIDFLGLKFYRDNTTLRRKNVLRIKRRVKKINRKGELNFHDACAIVSYHGWMTRSNSKHLYITHIKPVVTIGEAKRRIRHESLRKNRE; this is translated from the coding sequence ATGAAACGAGCTAACAATCTTTGGCCGCAAATCATCAGTCCGACTAACATTGATATTGCATTAACGCAGGCGGCCCGACACAAAACTCACCGACGTGATGTTCAAAGCTGCATCAAAAGTCGCGATGTTTTGACCAGACAACTCGCAATTGACTTGAAGCGTGGCAATTTCACGCCATGTCAGCCAAAGGAAATGATTATTTTTGATGGCCCAACCGGAAAGCAGCGTACAATCTTGAAGCCGCGCTTCTATCCAGACCAACTGGTGCATCAGTTATTAATCACAGCAATCGAACCATCGTTAATGCGAGGTATGTATCAATACTCTTGTGGGTCAATTCCAAAACGCGGCGCAAGCTATGGTCAAAAAGCCGTTCGCAAGTGGTTAGACAATGACCCGAGAAATACCAAGTATTGTCTGAAAATGGATGTATCAAAATTTTACCCGAGCATCGACAACGAAAACCTCAAACGAAAATTTAGAACAATCATCAAAGACAAGAAAGTTCTCTGGTTAATTGACCGCATCGTTGATACGCAACAAGGTCAAGCGATTGGCTACTACACGAGTCAATGGTTCGCAAACTTCTACTTGCAAGACTTCGACCATTACGTCAAAGAGAAACTCGGTGCTAAGTATTATGTTCGATATGTGGATGATTTAGTCATTCTTGGGCAAAACAAGAAAACGCTGCATAAAATGCGCGAACGGATAACTGCATATCTTGCGAACGAAGGATTAACGACGAAACCGAATTGGCAAGTATTCAAAATTGCCAAGCTGACACCAAGCGGTACTCATTTCAAGCGTGGCCAAACGCCTAACGAATATCGTGGCCGTGCCATTGATTTTCTTGGATTAAAATTTTATCGCGATAATACCACACTACGAAGAAAGAACGTTTTAAGAATCAAACGACGAGTCAAAAAGATTAATCGCAAAGGTGAACTGAATTTTCACGACGCGTGCGCAATCGTCAGCTACCACGGTTGGATGACTCGCTCAAATTCAAAACACTTATATATCACACACATCAAGCCAGTAGTCACTATTGGTGAAGCAAAGCGGAGGATTAGACATGAATCTCTACGGAAAAATCGAGAATGA
- a CDS encoding Gp49 family protein, giving the protein MMKNQVTKEQIDKLMSNAEINVETVHSKVTIVTVKLPNGFVITEASGAVDAANYNAEIGKKVCLERIQNKLWELEGYALANDLLKSKESGE; this is encoded by the coding sequence ATGATGAAAAACCAAGTAACGAAAGAACAAATCGATAAGTTGATGTCGAATGCTGAAATCAACGTAGAAACCGTTCACAGCAAAGTAACCATTGTCACAGTAAAATTACCGAATGGCTTTGTCATTACCGAAGCAAGTGGAGCAGTTGACGCTGCTAACTATAATGCTGAAATCGGCAAGAAAGTTTGCTTGGAACGCATTCAGAATAAGTTGTGGGAACTGGAAGGCTATGCGTTAGCAAACGACCTTCTCAAATCGAAAGAAAGTGGTGAATAA
- a CDS encoding DUF5776 domain-containing protein: MSKYLVVAGHGAGDPGAVGNGLTEAGYYRDKMIPAIKKYAKQLKKNSIEIYDTSHDMFKDTKSGNGAYKLNGFESVTELHLDAAGAGSTAHGGHVIIHKGFNPDASDKAIANVVKKYIGWFKPNGFDKRDNLLNLNVCAKRGVGYRLIEFGFITSLVDTNILKAKVDTIAKELVEAITGESLAAKSKAEYYTGIKAGAKVEARKTFGIYSDVARKKKVRDYPAGGSFKIKGMVKNANGTPLFITSKGNYCTANKEYIKVV, encoded by the coding sequence ATGAGTAAATATTTAGTGGTGGCAGGACACGGAGCAGGCGACCCAGGCGCAGTTGGTAACGGTTTAACTGAAGCCGGATATTACCGCGATAAAATGATTCCCGCAATCAAGAAATACGCCAAGCAATTGAAGAAAAATTCAATCGAAATCTACGACACGTCACACGATATGTTTAAAGACACCAAGAGTGGTAACGGTGCCTACAAGTTGAACGGTTTCGAATCAGTAACAGAATTACACTTGGATGCTGCCGGTGCCGGAAGTACAGCGCATGGTGGCCACGTTATTATCCACAAAGGTTTTAATCCCGATGCCAGTGACAAGGCAATTGCAAATGTCGTTAAAAAGTACATTGGCTGGTTTAAGCCAAATGGATTCGATAAGCGTGATAACTTGTTAAATCTCAACGTATGCGCTAAGCGTGGCGTTGGATATCGCTTGATTGAATTTGGTTTCATCACATCACTCGTAGACACCAACATCTTGAAAGCTAAGGTTGATACGATTGCTAAAGAATTGGTTGAAGCAATCACTGGTGAAAGTTTGGCTGCCAAATCAAAGGCAGAATATTACACTGGCATCAAAGCCGGCGCCAAGGTTGAAGCCCGAAAAACATTTGGAATTTATTCAGATGTTGCCAGAAAGAAAAAAGTGCGCGACTATCCGGCCGGCGGTTCATTCAAAATCAAAGGCATGGTCAAGAACGCAAATGGCACACCGTTGTTCATCACATCGAAGGGCAATTACTGCACCGCGAATAAAGAGTATATCAAAGTAGTTTAA